One segment of Sphingomonas qomolangmaensis DNA contains the following:
- a CDS encoding IlvD/Edd family dehydratase produces the protein MRTPVRPFRSREWFAAPGRSDMAALYLERFMNYGITPQELRSGRPIIGIAQSGSDLAPCNRIHVELAKRVRDGIRDAGGIAMEFPLHPIFENCRRPTAALDRNLAYLGLVEILNGYPIDAVVLTTGCDKTTPAQVMAASTVDIPAIVLSGGPMLDGWHDGELVGSGTVIWRSRRKLGAGEITEDEFLDAATASAPSAGHCNTMGTASTMNAIAEGLGLSLPGCAAIPAPYRERGQIAYETGVRAVEMAYEDIRPSSILTRQAFLNAIALTTAIGGSSNAQPHIMAMARHAGVDITPEDWMVGYDLPLLVNMQPAGKYLGERFHRAGGVPAVLCELLAKGKIDGGVPTVTGRTLAENVAGRETRDRDVIWPYDAPLKKRAGFLVLKGNLFDFAIMKTSVISDAFRARYLSRPGEENIFEGRAIVFDGSDDYHHRINDPALNIDEDCILVIRGAGVLGWPGSAEVVNMQPPDALLARGVQSLPTLGDGRQSGTSDSPSILNASPESAGGGGLAWLRTGDRVRVDLNRGECNALVEPGEIERRKAEPAPPVPASNTPWEELYREKTGQLAEGGVMEMALKYRGTSEKPPRHNH, from the coding sequence ATGCGCACTCCGGTCCGTCCTTTCCGATCGCGCGAATGGTTTGCCGCCCCCGGGCGCAGCGACATGGCGGCGCTCTATCTCGAGCGCTTCATGAACTACGGCATCACGCCGCAGGAGCTGCGCTCGGGCCGGCCGATCATCGGCATCGCGCAATCGGGGTCGGACCTCGCGCCGTGCAACCGGATCCATGTCGAGCTCGCCAAGCGCGTGCGCGACGGGATCCGCGATGCCGGCGGGATCGCGATGGAGTTTCCGCTCCATCCGATCTTCGAAAACTGCCGCCGCCCCACCGCGGCGCTCGATCGCAACCTGGCCTATCTCGGGCTGGTCGAGATTCTCAACGGCTATCCGATCGACGCGGTGGTGCTCACCACCGGGTGCGACAAGACGACGCCGGCGCAGGTGATGGCGGCCTCGACGGTCGACATTCCCGCGATCGTGCTGTCGGGCGGGCCGATGCTCGATGGGTGGCATGACGGCGAGCTGGTGGGTTCGGGTACGGTCATCTGGCGCAGCCGCCGCAAGCTGGGCGCGGGCGAGATCACCGAGGACGAATTCCTCGATGCCGCCACCGCATCGGCCCCGTCGGCTGGGCATTGCAACACGATGGGCACCGCATCGACGATGAACGCGATCGCCGAAGGGCTGGGGCTGTCGCTCCCCGGCTGCGCGGCGATTCCCGCCCCCTATCGCGAGCGCGGGCAGATCGCCTATGAAACCGGCGTCCGCGCGGTCGAGATGGCGTATGAAGACATCCGCCCCTCGTCGATCCTCACCCGCCAGGCGTTCCTCAACGCGATCGCGCTGACCACCGCGATCGGTGGATCGTCGAACGCGCAGCCGCACATCATGGCGATGGCGCGCCATGCCGGCGTCGACATCACGCCCGAGGACTGGATGGTCGGCTACGACCTGCCGCTGCTGGTGAACATGCAGCCGGCGGGCAAATATCTGGGCGAACGCTTCCATCGCGCGGGCGGCGTGCCCGCGGTGCTGTGCGAGCTGCTCGCCAAGGGCAAGATCGACGGCGGCGTGCCGACGGTCACCGGCCGCACGCTGGCCGAGAATGTCGCCGGGCGCGAGACGCGCGACCGCGACGTCATCTGGCCCTATGACGCGCCGCTCAAGAAACGCGCGGGCTTCCTGGTGCTCAAGGGCAATTTGTTCGACTTCGCGATCATGAAGACCAGCGTGATCTCCGACGCCTTCCGCGCGCGCTATCTGTCGCGTCCGGGCGAGGAGAATATCTTCGAGGGCCGCGCGATCGTGTTCGACGGATCGGACGATTATCATCACCGGATCAACGATCCCGCGCTGAACATCGACGAAGACTGCATCCTGGTGATCCGCGGTGCGGGCGTGCTCGGCTGGCCGGGCTCGGCCGAAGTCGTCAACATGCAGCCGCCCGACGCGCTGCTGGCACGCGGTGTGCAGAGCTTGCCGACGCTGGGCGATGGCCGCCAGTCGGGAACGTCGGACAGCCCCTCGATCCTCAACGCCTCGCCCGAGAGCGCCGGTGGTGGTGGGCTCGCCTGGCTGCGCACCGGCGACCGCGTGCGCGTCGATCTCAACCGCGGCGAGTGCAACGCGCTGGTCGAACCGGGTGAGATCGAACGCCGCAAGGCCGAACCCGCACCGCCGGTGCCCGCCAGCAACACGCCCTGGGAAGAGCTGTACCGCGAAAAGACCGGCCAGCTCGCCGAGGGCGGGGTGATGGAAATGGCGCTGAAATATCGCGGCACCTCGGAAAAGCCGCCGCGGCATAACCACTAG
- a CDS encoding SMP-30/gluconolactonase/LRE family protein, with the protein MATNEPRSVWSLGAPLLEGPVWVARDNALWFVDIKGRFVHRYDPASGGRQSWDAPAQVGFVLPMRSGGFVAGLQTGLARFDPADGSFAPLIDPEPDMPGNRLNDATVDAAGRLWFGTMDDAEAAATGRIYRYDGKDCVASTAPVSITNGPAISPDGRTLYHVDTLGGTIHACALAADGTLTDTRLFAQIDRADGYPDGPVCDAEGCVWIGLYNGWGARRYSPAGELLETVRFPVSAITKLAFGGPDLRTVFATTAAKHLDAAGREREPLAGDLFSFTVDVPGVAGVEAAF; encoded by the coding sequence GTGGCGACAAACGAACCGCGCAGCGTCTGGTCGCTCGGCGCGCCGTTGCTCGAGGGACCCGTCTGGGTCGCGCGCGACAACGCCTTGTGGTTCGTCGACATCAAGGGCCGGTTCGTCCATCGCTACGATCCCGCGAGCGGTGGCCGGCAGAGCTGGGACGCGCCCGCGCAGGTCGGCTTCGTGCTGCCGATGCGCAGCGGTGGCTTCGTCGCCGGGCTGCAGACCGGGCTGGCGCGCTTCGATCCCGCCGACGGATCGTTCGCGCCGTTGATCGATCCCGAGCCCGACATGCCGGGCAATCGGTTGAACGACGCGACGGTCGATGCCGCGGGCCGGCTGTGGTTCGGGACGATGGACGATGCCGAGGCGGCGGCGACCGGGCGGATCTATCGCTACGACGGCAAGGATTGCGTCGCCTCGACCGCGCCGGTGTCGATCACCAACGGGCCGGCGATCAGCCCTGACGGGCGCACGCTGTACCATGTCGATACGCTGGGCGGCACGATCCATGCCTGCGCGCTCGCCGCCGACGGCACGCTGACCGACACCCGATTGTTCGCGCAGATCGACCGCGCGGACGGCTATCCCGATGGCCCGGTATGCGACGCCGAAGGCTGCGTCTGGATCGGGCTGTACAATGGCTGGGGCGCACGGCGTTATTCGCCCGCCGGCGAACTCCTCGAAACCGTTCGCTTTCCGGTGAGCGCGATCACCAAGCTCGCCTTTGGCGGGCCCGATCTGCGCACGGTGTTCGCGACCACCGCCGCCAAGCACCTCGATGCCGCGGGGCGCGAACGTGAACCGCTGGCGGGCGATCTTTTCAGCTTCACCGTCGACGTGCCGGGGGTGGCGGGAGTCGAGGCGGCGTTCTAA
- a CDS encoding HPP family protein, whose translation MNFFKPLLAGANFTNRLIGCLGATIGIALTIVVTGGLPLTSIDFPLIVAPLGASAVLVFGVPSSPLAQPWPVVGGNVISSLVGVAVYRLIPDSTMAAGVAVGAAILIMSLLRCLHPPGGAAALTAVIGSEGIHAAGFGFAFAPVAINSIALVAVALLFHRATAGNYPHVPAAVPVSRLQHADIEAALEDMHESFDIASEDLEALLAHAERHAAKREAKR comes from the coding sequence ATGAACTTCTTCAAACCGCTGCTGGCCGGCGCCAACTTCACCAATCGCCTGATCGGTTGCCTGGGCGCGACGATCGGCATCGCGCTGACGATCGTCGTCACCGGGGGCTTGCCGCTGACCAGCATCGATTTCCCGCTGATCGTCGCGCCGCTCGGCGCGTCGGCGGTGCTGGTGTTCGGGGTGCCGTCGAGCCCGCTGGCGCAGCCATGGCCGGTGGTGGGGGGCAACGTCATCTCGTCTTTGGTGGGGGTCGCGGTGTATCGGCTGATCCCCGATTCGACGATGGCCGCTGGCGTCGCGGTGGGGGCGGCGATCCTGATCATGTCGCTGCTGCGCTGCCTGCATCCGCCCGGCGGCGCCGCGGCGCTGACCGCAGTCATCGGCAGCGAGGGGATTCATGCGGCGGGCTTCGGCTTCGCGTTCGCGCCCGTGGCGATCAATTCGATCGCGCTGGTGGCGGTGGCCTTGCTGTTCCACCGCGCGACCGCGGGCAATTATCCGCATGTCCCGGCAGCGGTACCGGTGTCGCGGCTGCAGCATGCCGATATCGAGGCTGCGCTCGAGGACATGCACGAGAGCTTCGATATCGCGTCGGAGGATCTGGAAGCGCTGCTCGCGCATGCCGAGCGCCACGCCGCGAAGCGCGAAGCCAAGCGCTGA
- a CDS encoding sugar porter family MFS transporter has translation MDGAAGNRANIGFIGAIVAVATIGGFMFGYDSGVINGTQDGLEAAFDLSALGTGFNVGAILIGCAAGAFGAGRLADVMGRRKVMMISAVLFLVSALLAGAAGSSGWFILARIIGGLGVGAASVLSPAYISEVTPAAIRGRLASIQQIMIITGLTGAFVANWALASVAGGSTAEFWYGYEAWRWMFWLQAIPALVYFLALLTIPESPRYLMAKGREAEAEAVLVKLLGRDEGSRKVVEIRDSLSSDQHRPRLSDLISKTTGKVRPIVYVGIGLAIFQQLVGINVVFYYGAVLWQSVGFSESDALLINIVSGTLSILACLVTVLVIDKVGRKPLLLIGSAGMTVTLGTVAFAFSNSVTAADGSVGLPGNWGIIALIAANLYVIFFNVSWGPVMWVMLGEMFPNQIRGSALAFAGLAQWLANFAISVSFPWAAANIGLVVTYSFFAISAAISYFFVMRAVHETRGVELENMEG, from the coding sequence ATGGACGGGGCAGCAGGCAATCGCGCGAATATAGGGTTCATCGGCGCCATCGTTGCGGTGGCGACGATCGGTGGCTTCATGTTCGGCTATGACAGCGGCGTCATCAACGGCACGCAGGACGGGCTCGAGGCAGCGTTCGACCTGTCGGCGCTCGGTACCGGGTTCAACGTCGGCGCGATCCTGATCGGCTGCGCCGCGGGTGCCTTCGGCGCCGGCCGGCTGGCCGACGTCATGGGTCGCCGCAAGGTCATGATGATCTCGGCGGTGCTGTTCCTCGTCAGCGCGCTGCTCGCGGGCGCCGCGGGTTCGTCGGGCTGGTTCATCCTGGCGCGCATCATCGGCGGCCTCGGCGTCGGCGCGGCATCGGTGCTGTCGCCTGCCTATATCTCCGAAGTCACCCCCGCCGCGATCCGCGGCCGGCTGGCCTCGATCCAGCAGATCATGATCATCACCGGCCTCACCGGCGCGTTCGTCGCCAACTGGGCGCTGGCGTCGGTCGCCGGCGGATCGACCGCCGAATTCTGGTATGGCTATGAAGCATGGCGCTGGATGTTCTGGCTGCAGGCGATCCCCGCGCTGGTATATTTCCTCGCGCTGCTGACGATCCCCGAAAGCCCGCGCTACCTGATGGCCAAGGGCCGCGAGGCCGAGGCCGAAGCGGTGCTGGTCAAGCTGCTCGGCCGCGACGAAGGGTCGCGCAAGGTCGTCGAGATTCGCGATTCGCTGAGCTCGGACCAGCATCGTCCGCGCCTGTCGGACCTGATCAGCAAGACCACCGGCAAGGTGCGTCCGATCGTCTATGTCGGCATCGGCCTCGCGATCTTCCAGCAGCTCGTCGGCATCAACGTCGTGTTCTATTATGGCGCGGTCCTGTGGCAGTCGGTCGGCTTCTCGGAAAGCGACGCGCTGCTGATCAACATCGTGTCGGGAACGCTCTCGATCCTCGCCTGCCTCGTCACCGTGCTGGTGATCGACAAGGTGGGGCGCAAGCCGCTGCTGTTGATCGGTTCGGCGGGCATGACCGTTACGCTCGGCACCGTCGCCTTCGCCTTCTCGAACTCGGTGACCGCCGCTGACGGCAGCGTCGGCCTGCCGGGCAATTGGGGCATCATCGCGCTCATCGCCGCCAATCTGTACGTCATCTTCTTCAACGTCAGCTGGGGCCCGGTGATGTGGGTGATGCTGGGCGAGATGTTCCCGAACCAGATCCGCGGTTCGGCGCTGGCCTTCGCCGGGCTTGCGCAGTGGCTCGCCAACTTCGCGATCTCGGTCAGCTTCCCCTGGGCAGCCGCCAATATCGGCCTGGTCGTCACCTACAGCTTCTTCGCGATCAGCGCGGCGATCTCGTACTTCTTCGTGATGCGTGCGGTGCACGAAACGCGCGGCGTCGAGCTCGAGAATATGGAAGGCTGA
- a CDS encoding LacI family DNA-binding transcriptional regulator: MRSTRRGQGGITVQDVAREAGVSAMTVSRVVNGGTNVRESTRVAVLETIDKLQYRPNAAARTLAAGDATQIGLLYSNPSAAYLSQFLIGALAGARRAGCHLVLEPCEGDSAEEQAEATRIFASTQVQGVILPPPLSESAAVRAELEAAGIPAVSVAMGRPSSGSLSVRINDFDGAVAVTQHLLDLGHTDIAFIRGHPNQVASAERYRGFAWALERAGLDPAAMQVEQGFFTFRSGMTAAESILARQPRPTAIFASNDDMAAAAVGVAHRLGLQVPRDLSIAGFDDTALATNIWPELTTVRQPIARMAEMAVTMLLNRLRTRGGVAGDDTLEHILPHELVLRESTAPPPAKR; encoded by the coding sequence ATGCGATCGACACGGCGGGGGCAAGGCGGAATCACGGTTCAGGACGTGGCGCGGGAGGCCGGGGTTTCGGCGATGACGGTCTCGCGCGTCGTCAATGGCGGCACCAATGTCCGCGAGAGCACGCGCGTCGCGGTGCTCGAGACGATCGACAAGCTGCAATATAGACCTAACGCCGCGGCGCGGACGCTGGCGGCGGGCGATGCGACGCAGATCGGGCTGCTTTATTCGAACCCTTCGGCGGCCTATCTCAGCCAGTTCCTGATCGGTGCATTGGCGGGCGCGCGCCGCGCGGGCTGCCATCTGGTGCTCGAACCGTGCGAGGGCGACAGCGCCGAGGAACAGGCCGAAGCGACCCGCATCTTCGCCAGTACCCAGGTGCAGGGCGTGATCCTGCCGCCGCCGCTGTCCGAATCGGCGGCGGTCCGTGCCGAGCTCGAGGCCGCGGGCATTCCCGCGGTCTCGGTCGCGATGGGACGCCCCAGTTCGGGCAGCTTGAGTGTTCGGATCAACGATTTCGACGGCGCGGTCGCGGTGACGCAGCATCTGCTCGACCTTGGCCACACCGACATCGCCTTCATCCGCGGCCATCCCAACCAGGTCGCCAGCGCCGAGCGCTATCGCGGCTTCGCCTGGGCGCTCGAACGCGCGGGCCTCGATCCCGCGGCGATGCAGGTCGAACAGGGCTTCTTCACCTTCCGATCGGGGATGACCGCCGCCGAATCGATCCTGGCGCGCCAGCCACGCCCGACCGCGATCTTCGCAAGCAACGACGACATGGCCGCCGCCGCGGTGGGCGTCGCGCACCGCTTGGGGCTGCAGGTGCCGCGCGACCTCAGCATCGCCGGATTCGACGATACCGCGCTCGCCACCAACATCTGGCCCGAGCTGACCACCGTCCGCCAGCCGATCGCGCGGATGGCCGAAATGGCGGTGACGATGCTGCTGAACCGCTTGCGCACCCGCGGCGGGGTAGCGGGCGACGACACGCTCGAACACATCCTGCCGCACGAGCTGGTCCTGCGCGAATCGACCGCGCCGCCGCCGGCCAAGCGCTGA
- a CDS encoding glycoside hydrolase family 3 N-terminal domain-containing protein has protein sequence MDNRATKRAGRRLAIATLVLGTATAAIQAPQLAAQTRAPADAPLYKDARQPIPARVEDLLKRMTLEEKVAQMVTIWEGKAKIQTATGVFSPEIAAKSFPNGIGQIARPYDRRGVKVAAQGGAGAAGAAAGASNRSPAETAAYVNAAQRWAVEQTRLGIPMIFHEEALHGYVAPGATSFPQSIGLASSFDPALVERIFGVAAREMRAVGAQLALAPVVDVARDPRWGRIEETYGEDPHLVSEMGLAAIRGFQGTTLPLAPSKVFVTLKHMTGHGQPEGGTNIAPANISERTLRENFFPPFERAVKELPVMSVMASYNEIDGIPSHGNKWLLGDVLRKEWGFQGLVVSDYFAIREMVTRHKMFSDIGDAAARALDAGVDIETPDGEGFTKLPELLKAGKVTQEQIDTAVRRILTMKFQAGLFENPYVDANAAAAKVNTPDAVALAREAAQRAMVLLKNDKGVLPLDATKIKRMAVIGTHANDTPLGGYSEVPAKVVSVLDGMRAEGQGKFAVDYAEGVRLTKSRSWSADAVDLVEPEVNAKLADEAVATARNADVIVMVLGDNEQLSREAWADAHLGDRTSLDLIGPQNELARRIFALGKPVVVLLLNGRPLSTNYLSEAAPALIEGWYMGEQTGAAAADVIFGRVNPGGKLPVSIARNVGQLPNFYNYKPSARRGYLLDTTKPLYPFGYGLSYTSFTVGAPRIVTPRIGAGDTARVEVEVQNTGRRTGDEVVQLYVRDDEASVTRPVQELKGFQRVTLKAGERRTVRFELKPADLAIWNQQMEREVEPGTFTISAGPNSVDLKSAKLTVR, from the coding sequence ATGGATAATCGAGCGACGAAGCGCGCGGGTCGCCGGCTGGCGATCGCCACGCTGGTGCTGGGCACCGCCACCGCCGCGATCCAGGCACCGCAGCTCGCCGCGCAAACGCGGGCCCCCGCCGATGCGCCGCTGTACAAGGACGCGCGCCAGCCGATCCCTGCGCGGGTCGAGGACCTGCTCAAGCGGATGACGCTCGAGGAAAAGGTCGCGCAGATGGTGACGATCTGGGAGGGCAAGGCCAAGATCCAGACCGCGACCGGGGTGTTTTCGCCCGAGATCGCGGCGAAGTCCTTCCCCAACGGCATCGGCCAGATCGCGCGTCCCTATGACCGGCGCGGCGTGAAGGTCGCGGCGCAGGGCGGCGCGGGTGCCGCCGGTGCCGCCGCGGGGGCCAGCAACCGCAGCCCCGCCGAAACCGCGGCCTATGTGAATGCTGCGCAGCGTTGGGCGGTCGAACAGACCCGGCTGGGAATCCCGATGATCTTCCACGAAGAGGCGTTGCATGGCTATGTCGCGCCGGGCGCCACCAGCTTCCCGCAGTCGATCGGGCTAGCCAGCAGCTTCGACCCCGCCTTGGTCGAGCGCATCTTCGGCGTCGCGGCGCGCGAGATGCGCGCGGTCGGCGCGCAGCTGGCGCTGGCACCCGTGGTCGATGTCGCGCGCGATCCGCGCTGGGGGCGGATCGAGGAAACCTATGGCGAGGACCCGCATCTGGTGAGCGAGATGGGGCTCGCGGCGATCCGCGGATTCCAGGGGACGACGCTGCCGCTGGCGCCCAGCAAGGTGTTCGTGACGCTCAAGCACATGACCGGGCACGGCCAGCCCGAGGGCGGCACCAACATCGCGCCTGCCAATATTTCCGAGCGCACGCTGCGCGAGAATTTCTTCCCGCCGTTCGAGCGCGCGGTGAAGGAATTGCCGGTGATGTCGGTGATGGCGTCGTATAACGAGATCGACGGCATCCCCAGCCACGGCAACAAATGGCTGCTGGGCGACGTGCTGCGCAAGGAATGGGGGTTCCAGGGGCTGGTGGTCAGCGACTATTTCGCGATCCGCGAGATGGTGACCCGGCACAAGATGTTCAGCGACATCGGCGATGCCGCGGCACGCGCGCTCGATGCCGGGGTCGATATCGAAACCCCCGATGGCGAAGGCTTCACCAAGCTTCCCGAATTGCTCAAGGCGGGCAAGGTCACGCAGGAGCAGATCGACACCGCGGTCCGCCGTATCCTGACGATGAAGTTCCAGGCGGGGCTGTTCGAGAATCCCTATGTCGACGCCAATGCGGCGGCGGCGAAGGTCAACACCCCCGACGCGGTGGCGCTGGCGCGCGAGGCGGCGCAGCGCGCGATGGTGCTGCTGAAGAACGACAAGGGCGTGCTGCCGCTCGACGCGACCAAGATCAAGCGGATGGCGGTGATCGGCACCCATGCCAACGACACGCCGCTGGGCGGCTATTCGGAGGTGCCGGCCAAGGTGGTGAGCGTCCTCGACGGGATGCGCGCCGAAGGGCAGGGCAAGTTCGCGGTCGATTATGCCGAGGGGGTTCGGCTGACCAAGAGCCGCTCCTGGTCGGCCGATGCGGTCGATCTGGTCGAGCCCGAAGTGAACGCCAAGCTCGCCGACGAGGCGGTCGCGACCGCGCGCAATGCCGACGTGATCGTCATGGTGCTCGGCGACAACGAGCAATTGAGCCGCGAGGCCTGGGCCGACGCCCATCTCGGCGACCGGACCTCGCTCGACCTGATCGGGCCGCAGAACGAGCTCGCGCGGCGGATCTTCGCGCTCGGCAAGCCGGTGGTGGTGTTGCTGCTCAACGGGCGGCCGCTGTCGACCAACTATCTGTCCGAGGCCGCGCCCGCGCTGATCGAGGGCTGGTATATGGGCGAGCAGACCGGTGCCGCCGCCGCCGACGTGATCTTCGGGCGGGTCAATCCGGGCGGCAAGCTGCCGGTGTCGATAGCGCGCAATGTCGGCCAGCTGCCCAATTTCTACAACTACAAGCCATCGGCGCGGCGCGGCTATCTGTTGGACACCACCAAGCCGCTATACCCGTTCGGCTATGGCCTCAGCTATACCAGCTTCACCGTCGGCGCGCCCAGGATCGTGACGCCGCGGATCGGCGCCGGCGACACCGCGCGGGTCGAGGTCGAGGTGCAGAATACCGGGCGCCGGACCGGCGACGAGGTCGTCCAGCTCTATGTCCGCGACGACGAGGCGAGCGTTACCCGGCCGGTGCAGGAGCTCAAGGGCTTTCAGCGGGTAACGTTGAAAGCCGGAGAGCGGAGGACGGTGCGGTTCGAGCTAAAGCCCGCCGACCTCGCAATCTGGAACCAGCAGATGGAGCGCGAAGTAGAGCCGGGGACCTTCACGATCTCGGCGGGGCCGAACTCGGTCGATCTGAAGAGCGCGAAGCTTACGGTGCGGTAG
- a CDS encoding SDR family NAD(P)-dependent oxidoreductase, whose amino-acid sequence MAEADISISKQQTAAQSNRAIYPSLRGKRVLVTGGGSGIGAGLVEGFVAQGADVTFFDIAEADSRALVETLAPAKVRFEHVDLTKIDLLRDTIARLIAEEGAFDILVNNAANDDRHSIDQVDEAYWDNRLSVNLKHMFFSAQAVIPAMRERGGGVIINLGSISWHLALADLTLYQTCKAAIEGMTRSLARELGPDGIRATCVIPGNVRTERQLKWYTPEGEAEIVDAQCLKGRLLPHDIAAMVLFLASDDAALVTGHNYFVDAGWR is encoded by the coding sequence ATGGCCGAAGCCGACATCAGTATCTCGAAACAACAGACGGCCGCGCAGAGCAACCGCGCAATCTACCCCAGCCTGCGCGGCAAGCGCGTGCTGGTCACAGGGGGTGGATCGGGGATCGGCGCCGGCCTGGTCGAAGGCTTCGTCGCGCAGGGCGCCGACGTCACTTTCTTCGACATCGCCGAGGCCGATTCGCGCGCGCTGGTCGAAACGCTGGCCCCGGCCAAGGTGCGCTTCGAGCATGTCGACCTGACCAAGATCGATCTGCTTCGCGACACGATCGCGCGGCTGATCGCCGAGGAGGGCGCGTTCGACATTCTGGTGAACAACGCTGCCAATGACGACCGCCATTCGATCGACCAGGTCGACGAAGCCTATTGGGACAACCGCCTGTCGGTAAACCTGAAGCACATGTTCTTCAGCGCGCAGGCGGTGATCCCCGCGATGCGCGAACGCGGCGGCGGGGTGATCATCAACCTCGGCTCGATCTCGTGGCATTTGGCGCTGGCCGACCTGACCTTGTACCAGACCTGCAAGGCGGCGATCGAGGGCATGACCCGCAGCCTGGCGCGCGAACTCGGCCCCGACGGCATCCGCGCCACCTGCGTGATCCCGGGCAATGTCCGCACCGAGCGGCAGCTCAAATGGTACACGCCCGAGGGCGAGGCCGAGATTGTCGATGCGCAGTGCCTCAAGGGCCGGCTGCTCCCGCACGACATCGCGGCGATGGTGCTGTTCCTGGCGAGCGACGATGCCGCGCTGGTGACCGGGCATAACTATTTCGTGGACGCGGGCTGGCGGTGA
- a CDS encoding glycoside hydrolase family 9 protein, with the protein MKAALLLLAAQGELAIDVNQVGFAPDAPKLAIARTPDAAPRDWRIEDAAGKTMLSGKTTPLPADPRAGGHQQAIDLSALTDPGKGYRIRIGEAASAAFSVAPQPYRVLASDALAFFYHQRAGTPILARHAGGAQWARPAAHVGERVTCFAGKDQRGNVWPGCEHTLDVTGGWYDAGDHGKYVVNGGIATWTLLNLHEWTGGAAFPDGAQSMPEAGNRVSDLLDEARYEVGFLLAMQVPRGKTMQLPVGQNDPAKPLTFTAVDAGGMAHHKVADERWTSIPMRPDRDPVTRRLYPPSTAATLNLAAVAAQAARIWRTIDPAFAKKCLDAATAAWAAAQRNPQLFAVGDFTGSGGYGDRDVSDESFWAAAELYATTGDPRFAAAVDASPHAGRLGGEPSWASVAALGHATLAIGSDWQRRDRSRALIVEAADRFERERRDVAYRIPFASERYVWGSTSNLLSRAMLLRMAQRWAGEARFGAAAGDALDYILGRNPMGTSYVSGHGERALQNPHHRFWARQADPAYPGPPPGALSGGPNNSNMGDPVAEKLKGKCAPQRCWVDDIGAFTMNEVAINWNAPLVWVATTAP; encoded by the coding sequence GTGAAGGCCGCCCTGCTGCTGCTCGCAGCGCAGGGCGAGCTCGCGATCGACGTCAACCAGGTCGGCTTCGCCCCCGACGCGCCCAAGCTGGCGATCGCGCGGACGCCCGATGCGGCGCCGCGCGACTGGCGGATCGAGGACGCCGCGGGCAAGACCATGTTGTCGGGCAAGACCACGCCCTTGCCCGCCGACCCGCGCGCCGGCGGGCACCAGCAGGCGATCGACCTGTCGGCGCTGACCGATCCCGGCAAGGGCTACCGCATCCGCATCGGTGAGGCCGCCAGCGCGGCTTTCTCGGTCGCGCCGCAGCCCTATCGCGTACTCGCCAGCGATGCGCTCGCCTTCTTCTACCACCAGCGTGCGGGCACGCCGATCCTCGCGCGCCATGCCGGCGGCGCGCAATGGGCACGCCCCGCCGCGCATGTCGGCGAGCGGGTCACCTGCTTCGCGGGCAAGGACCAGCGCGGGAATGTCTGGCCCGGCTGCGAACACACGCTCGACGTCACCGGCGGCTGGTATGACGCGGGCGATCACGGAAAATATGTCGTCAATGGCGGCATCGCGACCTGGACGCTGCTCAACCTGCACGAATGGACCGGCGGCGCCGCCTTCCCCGATGGCGCGCAGTCGATGCCCGAAGCGGGCAACCGCGTTTCCGACCTGCTCGACGAAGCGCGCTACGAAGTCGGGTTCCTGCTGGCGATGCAGGTGCCGCGGGGCAAGACGATGCAATTGCCCGTCGGCCAGAACGACCCTGCAAAGCCGCTGACCTTTACCGCGGTCGATGCCGGCGGGATGGCGCATCACAAGGTCGCCGACGAGCGCTGGACCAGCATCCCGATGCGCCCCGATCGCGATCCCGTAACCCGCCGCCTCTACCCGCCGAGCACCGCAGCGACGCTCAACCTTGCCGCGGTCGCGGCGCAGGCGGCGCGGATCTGGCGAACGATCGACCCGGCGTTCGCCAAAAAATGCCTCGACGCCGCGACCGCCGCCTGGGCGGCCGCGCAGCGTAATCCACAGCTGTTCGCGGTCGGCGATTTCACCGGTTCGGGCGGCTATGGCGATCGCGACGTGTCCGACGAATCCTTTTGGGCCGCCGCCGAACTCTACGCGACCACCGGCGATCCGCGCTTCGCCGCCGCGGTCGATGCATCGCCGCACGCCGGCCGGCTCGGCGGCGAGCCGAGCTGGGCGTCGGTCGCGGCACTCGGCCATGCGACCCTCGCGATCGGCAGCGATTGGCAGCGGCGCGACCGTTCGCGCGCGCTGATCGTCGAGGCCGCCGACCGGTTCGAACGCGAACGCCGCGACGTCGCCTATCGCATCCCCTTCGCCAGCGAACGCTATGTCTGGGGATCGACCAGCAATTTGCTCAGCCGCGCGATGCTGCTGCGGATGGCGCAGCGCTGGGCCGGCGAGGCGCGCTTCGGCGCGGCGGCGGGCGATGCGCTCGATTACATCCTCGGGCGCAACCCGATGGGGACGTCCTATGTCAGCGGCCATGGCGAGCGCGCGCTCCAGAACCCGCACCACCGCTTCTGGGCGCGCCAGGCCGACCCCGCCTATCCCGGCCCGCCGCCGGGCGCGCTGTCGGGTGGCCCCAACAACAGCAATATGGGCGATCCGGTTGCCGAAAAGCTCAAGGGCAAATGCGCGCCGCAGCGCTGCTGGGTCGACGATATCGGCGCGTTCACGATGAACGAAGTCGCGATCAACTGGAACGCGCCGTTGGTGTGGGTCGCGACTACCGCACCGTAA